A portion of the Simkania negevensis Z genome contains these proteins:
- a CDS encoding TfoX/Sxy family protein has product MSKWKKSSEALVEKFQNCMDVFEELEPRKMFGYPCRFLNGNMLTGLHEENWVLRLAEEDREEIQKLGAKPFEPMGRKMREYVLLPAEILGDETQLKAWIKRSIAFVDALPPK; this is encoded by the coding sequence ATGAGTAAATGGAAAAAATCATCTGAAGCTTTAGTTGAAAAATTCCAGAATTGCATGGATGTCTTTGAAGAGCTTGAGCCCCGCAAAATGTTTGGCTACCCTTGTCGTTTTCTCAATGGCAACATGCTCACAGGACTCCATGAAGAAAACTGGGTCCTGCGCCTTGCTGAAGAAGATCGCGAAGAGATCCAAAAGCTAGGCGCTAAGCCATTCGAGCCGATGGGACGCAAGATGCGGGAGTACGTTCTACTTCCTGCTGAGATTCTTGGAGACGAGACTCAGCTCAAAGCCTGGATCAAGCGCTCGATTGCCTTTGTGGACGCCCTCCCTCCAAAATAA
- a CDS encoding IS630 family transposase: MSPMTLGDLERAQLTLQHKKERDGRIRDRIKAVLLHDKGWSLRQIAEALLSSDEAVRNHLQDYDSSRKLRPENGGSKEKLSRQQSERLELHLQKHTYLYVKDIIAYVEAVFEISYTVRGLRDWLQRHGFSYKKPAIVPGKANKEQQEKWLVEYNKLRQELPTNETICFIDGVHPTHNVQPAYGWIKIGVRKEIPANTGRSRLNLSGSIDVITHEIVIQEDQTLNAESTIRFFQKIEEAYPNKWKIHVFCDNAPYYRNKAVKNYLETSKIHLHFLPAYSPNLNPIERLWKWMKERVIYNTYYEYLEDFKDAVFGFFTVLSSATVDSIFGQMLRSRVRDKFRPIQAPVANF; encoded by the coding sequence ATGTCGCCCATGACACTTGGCGACTTAGAAAGAGCACAGCTCACATTACAGCATAAAAAAGAACGAGACGGTCGAATACGTGATCGGATCAAAGCAGTCTTGCTTCATGACAAAGGATGGTCTCTTCGACAAATCGCAGAAGCTTTGCTAAGCTCTGACGAAGCTGTTCGCAATCACCTTCAAGACTATGACTCTTCTAGAAAATTACGTCCAGAGAATGGCGGATCAAAAGAGAAGCTCTCGAGGCAGCAATCGGAGAGACTCGAACTTCATCTTCAAAAACATACTTACCTCTACGTCAAGGATATTATAGCATATGTAGAAGCTGTTTTTGAGATTTCCTACACCGTCCGCGGATTGAGGGATTGGCTACAAAGACATGGATTCTCTTACAAAAAACCCGCTATTGTACCTGGAAAGGCCAACAAGGAACAGCAAGAGAAGTGGTTGGTTGAGTACAATAAACTTCGACAAGAACTTCCCACAAACGAAACGATCTGTTTTATCGATGGTGTTCATCCAACACATAACGTACAGCCTGCCTATGGATGGATTAAAATAGGGGTGAGGAAAGAAATCCCTGCAAACACAGGGCGTTCCAGACTCAATCTTTCAGGAAGCATTGATGTTATTACACATGAGATCGTGATCCAAGAAGATCAGACTTTAAATGCAGAGTCAACAATCCGGTTTTTCCAAAAGATCGAAGAAGCTTACCCAAATAAATGGAAAATCCATGTATTTTGTGACAATGCGCCGTACTATCGGAATAAGGCGGTGAAGAACTATCTAGAAACGTCCAAAATTCATCTGCACTTTTTGCCGGCCTATAGTCCCAATCTGAATCCGATAGAACGACTATGGAAATGGATGAAGGAGAGGGTTATTTATAACACTTATTATGAGTACCTTGAAGATTTTAAAGATGCAGTTTTCGGTTTTTTTACTGTGCTATCATCTGCAACCGTAGATTCAATTTTTGGCCAGATGTTGAGAAGCCGAGTTAGAGATAAATTCCGACCTATTCAAGCTCCTGTTGCCAACTTTTGA
- a CDS encoding RHS repeat-associated core domain-containing protein produces MIKRSLLFALLWTASFIYSDETPYDQIVFGSEPSAIIDGCIHAITGDYFIDEDDWVVNGHEPIHIRRRYLSSEARTEKFGGWEFFFHHLIAKRVCTNIEDKPYTTSDGLEQIPHYYFNLYLPEKFGFSLVYGAEIPEYQLIRSNTYSIKEPYPKGLTNCFSGEIGARLNAFNNHVYSDQKNYHIIIVEAADGTKRAYESTAYYADYYENDYYLIWETLPNTNKIHYYWKKILDEKRLTAIVTTDASTHKHYARVNIDYQSSDGENLNAIKMTTSDGHTILYHLRHQKHGKKRFWLISHIEHSGKPNESYDYWGPRKVEECPLVDRIFQQGCRKHIHYYDIGQANIKKIKDKKFKRVRSIMLPLHPDATPQDPKLLTVLDLSYEPGRYEKLEGKTTVKDRYGNFTHYHYNKNFLLEKVSYGLKTGEIFLEQHFEWTPYDKTKGHWIKSQKTYDNQNQLFRTITYHYDSKGNVEREEIIGNLQGLYPNPNPSESYTISQSYNNHNLLTEEKFPNGKRMKYSYVPGTNLLKQKLTFDQTDLKIRHFYFYDGSFLKREIRDDGSSLDPYDLTGVTTRHISDYTPKTTPPFIDKPTIIEEKYYDFNSHQERLLSKQVIINFNKHGQPEKIAYYDASDTEHYTSELSYDHQGRLVHESDSIGRLKNLDYDSNDNLTLHQNPEDKHPTTFRYDLVGRPIEKERETRKTTYQYDYLHHLIEETDFRGNTTYFEPNRFGLVLKTTLPAIKSNESQVQTPEIYQTFNSLGKVFIHTDPEGNQTETYYTSRGAPFRIIHPDQSEELMTYDISGNLKTHTSPEGIKAEYTHDFLDRITSKKIFSKSDQLISEETWEYNAFNLIEKTDPDGVTTRYEYDGAGRKTKETTLSKITEYQYDELGRLFQTIQHIDENQRQITEKTYDLVGRLKKERELDQNGKEHSITTYTYDAFDHPIAHTKEVQAGDAVTITKYDSFDRIVSETNPFGHTTTIDYDDSYQNTLGQTVLKKTTTDPNGTQTIEIFDAHDHLSTLEIVNLQGQILLKEEFYSNLNGQKAKQVSTLFPSEQTIIKTWDYDSRGRLKTLRESPDTPHEKTTHFSYTPDGHLKQLTKPSNLIITYSHDGLGRITSIKTSDGSCHYELSYDDMGYIKHAKNCLTNQSTIRTYDHFGNLLTETTEHGLTTQRTYDTLGRKLALTLPDHSSIHYTYDAYHLTKVTRHSSTGQPLYSHTYDAYDKSHNLLAETYPHTLGSATYQIDLLSRPIQKHNSFHIEDLHSFDPNGNLLGYSRESSLPNEKHHYTYDALNQITEETGSFSHTYTCDAHYDRLQKDDNTYETNSHHELLGTDTTENAYTWDGHLATSSHTTYTYDGLDRLITLQTPEKTHHFHYDFFNRLLSQTINNYPPENYLYDSQNELGNYPQELRILGQGKGAEIGATLAIETQNKLYIPLHDLFGNIITLIDPHTNQTIESYRYSAFGEEKLFNSYNRPITTALIPWRFQSKRKIDTLIFYGRRFYNPEYGRWLSPDPKGFDEGPNLYQFNRNNPFVYLDLYGKEIAEFWRHLAGPDHFTLEPLERIEQQKLQWTAGLTAFGTYVGDFLDQARYEMYSFGSPTLTNLPEQTLISTFLENKVHEVFPWDRNDPVYQMAVTTARLGLDINTLFFGGIIAESFASKRAMDTRELCLQTIDFLERPVYRSGITFSEKSLSNLKEKHIAEIIERIEKFLGKGSKGFLNEAGDVIIESKDGLKQFRIDLLHTHPHQNPHSHIIEYEKIKNKKYKSFDHRIYPSDVKPG; encoded by the coding sequence ATGATCAAACGATCCCTCCTTTTTGCTCTCTTGTGGACTGCTAGTTTCATCTATTCAGACGAAACTCCCTATGACCAAATTGTATTCGGTAGTGAGCCTTCAGCGATCATTGACGGGTGCATTCATGCAATTACTGGAGATTACTTTATCGATGAAGATGATTGGGTCGTTAATGGGCACGAACCGATCCACATCCGTAGACGGTATCTCTCAAGTGAAGCAAGAACAGAAAAGTTTGGTGGTTGGGAGTTTTTCTTCCATCACCTTATCGCCAAAAGAGTCTGCACCAATATAGAAGATAAACCCTATACCACAAGTGATGGACTCGAACAAATTCCACATTATTATTTCAATCTCTATCTTCCAGAAAAATTTGGTTTCTCCTTAGTGTACGGAGCAGAAATACCCGAATACCAACTAATTAGAAGCAATACCTATAGTATCAAAGAACCCTACCCTAAAGGACTCACAAATTGTTTTTCTGGAGAAATAGGAGCTCGCCTGAACGCTTTTAACAATCACGTTTATTCTGATCAGAAGAACTACCACATCATCATCGTTGAAGCTGCAGATGGAACGAAAAGAGCTTATGAATCAACTGCTTACTATGCTGATTACTATGAAAATGACTATTACCTCATATGGGAAACACTGCCCAATACAAATAAAATCCACTACTATTGGAAAAAAATCCTAGATGAGAAGCGTTTAACAGCAATTGTCACTACCGATGCCTCAACTCATAAACACTATGCTCGTGTAAATATTGACTATCAAAGCTCAGATGGAGAAAACCTCAATGCCATCAAAATGACAACAAGTGATGGACATACAATCCTCTACCATCTCCGACATCAAAAACACGGAAAAAAGCGTTTTTGGTTAATTTCTCACATCGAGCACAGCGGTAAACCAAACGAATCATATGACTATTGGGGACCACGTAAAGTCGAAGAATGTCCCTTAGTAGACCGCATTTTCCAACAAGGCTGCAGAAAGCATATTCATTACTACGACATTGGCCAAGCAAATATCAAAAAGATAAAGGATAAGAAATTTAAACGGGTCAGGTCGATCATGCTTCCTCTTCACCCTGATGCGACACCTCAAGATCCAAAGCTCCTCACTGTACTTGACCTAAGCTATGAACCTGGAAGATATGAAAAACTAGAAGGAAAAACCACCGTTAAAGATAGATACGGAAATTTTACCCACTATCACTACAATAAAAACTTTCTACTCGAAAAAGTGAGTTATGGACTAAAAACTGGCGAAATTTTTCTTGAACAACATTTTGAATGGACCCCTTACGACAAGACTAAAGGACATTGGATCAAGTCACAAAAAACCTATGATAATCAAAATCAACTCTTCCGAACAATCACCTATCACTATGACTCAAAAGGAAACGTCGAGCGAGAAGAAATCATTGGAAATTTACAAGGCCTTTATCCCAATCCCAATCCATCTGAGTCTTACACAATCAGTCAAAGCTACAACAACCATAATCTCCTCACAGAAGAAAAATTCCCTAATGGGAAAAGGATGAAATACTCCTACGTTCCTGGAACTAACCTGCTCAAACAAAAACTCACTTTTGACCAAACAGATCTCAAAATCCGCCATTTCTATTTTTATGACGGCTCATTCTTAAAACGTGAAATCAGAGATGATGGCAGTTCTCTTGATCCTTATGATCTAACAGGAGTTACAACAAGACACATTTCTGATTACACCCCAAAAACCACTCCTCCTTTCATCGATAAGCCTACCATCATCGAAGAAAAATACTACGATTTTAACTCTCACCAAGAAAGGCTTCTCTCAAAACAAGTTATCATAAACTTTAATAAACACGGTCAACCTGAAAAAATCGCCTACTATGACGCCAGCGACACCGAGCACTACACTTCAGAACTTTCTTACGACCATCAAGGGCGTTTAGTTCATGAAAGTGATTCTATCGGAAGACTCAAAAACCTCGATTACGATTCCAATGACAATCTGACGTTGCACCAAAACCCCGAAGACAAACATCCAACCACATTTCGTTACGACCTAGTAGGCCGGCCCATAGAAAAAGAGAGAGAGACTCGTAAAACCACCTATCAGTACGACTATCTACACCACCTCATAGAGGAAACCGATTTCAGAGGAAATACCACCTATTTTGAACCAAATCGCTTTGGTCTCGTTCTCAAAACAACCCTTCCAGCAATCAAAAGCAATGAATCACAAGTTCAAACTCCAGAAATCTACCAAACATTTAACTCTCTTGGAAAAGTCTTTATCCACACAGATCCAGAAGGAAACCAAACTGAAACATATTATACCTCTCGAGGAGCTCCTTTCCGGATCATTCATCCCGACCAATCTGAAGAGCTCATGACCTATGACATCTCAGGCAATCTCAAAACCCACACATCTCCTGAAGGAATAAAAGCAGAATACACTCACGACTTTTTAGACCGTATCACAAGCAAAAAAATCTTTTCTAAAAGCGATCAACTCATATCCGAAGAGACCTGGGAATATAACGCCTTCAACCTCATCGAAAAAACAGACCCCGACGGAGTCACCACCCGCTACGAGTATGATGGTGCTGGTCGAAAAACCAAAGAAACCACCCTCTCTAAAATCACCGAGTACCAATATGATGAACTGGGAAGACTCTTTCAAACGATCCAACATATCGACGAAAACCAAAGGCAAATCACAGAAAAAACCTATGACTTAGTGGGACGACTCAAAAAGGAAAGAGAACTTGATCAAAATGGGAAAGAACATTCGATCACCACCTATACCTACGATGCTTTCGATCATCCGATCGCCCATACAAAAGAAGTTCAAGCAGGTGATGCAGTCACAATTACCAAGTATGACTCTTTTGACCGCATCGTCAGTGAAACCAACCCTTTCGGACACACAACAACTATCGACTACGACGACTCCTACCAAAACACCCTTGGACAAACTGTCCTTAAAAAAACCACAACTGACCCTAACGGCACTCAAACGATTGAAATCTTCGATGCTCACGACCACCTTTCAACTTTAGAAATAGTCAATCTTCAAGGGCAAATTCTGCTTAAAGAAGAGTTTTACTCTAATCTCAACGGACAAAAAGCCAAGCAAGTCAGCACCCTCTTTCCCTCAGAGCAAACCATCATCAAAACATGGGACTACGATTCACGTGGACGCCTCAAAACACTTCGAGAATCTCCAGATACTCCTCATGAAAAAACAACTCACTTTTCCTACACACCTGATGGACACCTTAAACAACTCACCAAACCCAGCAACCTCATAATCACCTACTCCCATGATGGCCTAGGACGGATCACTTCTATCAAAACCTCTGACGGTAGCTGCCACTATGAGCTATCTTACGACGATATGGGCTACATCAAACATGCTAAAAACTGCCTCACCAATCAATCTACCATCCGCACCTACGATCACTTTGGCAACCTCCTAACCGAAACCACCGAACATGGCCTGACCACCCAACGGACCTACGACACCCTTGGTAGAAAACTCGCTCTCACCTTACCCGACCACTCTTCAATCCACTACACCTACGACGCCTACCATCTCACCAAAGTCACCCGTCACTCTTCGACCGGACAACCCCTCTACTCTCACACCTATGATGCCTACGACAAAAGCCACAACCTCCTTGCAGAAACCTATCCCCACACTCTCGGCTCTGCCACCTACCAAATTGATCTCCTCTCCCGCCCCATCCAAAAACACAACTCCTTCCACATCGAAGATCTCCACTCTTTCGATCCGAACGGCAACCTCCTAGGTTACTCCCGAGAAAGCTCCCTTCCAAACGAAAAGCACCACTACACCTACGATGCCCTCAACCAAATCACAGAAGAAACAGGTTCCTTCAGCCACACCTACACATGTGATGCCCACTACGATCGCCTCCAAAAAGACGATAACACCTATGAAACCAACTCGCACCATGAGCTCCTTGGGACCGACACAACCGAAAATGCCTACACTTGGGATGGCCACTTAGCGACCTCTAGCCATACCACCTACACCTATGATGGACTAGACCGTCTCATCACCCTCCAGACCCCAGAAAAAACTCACCACTTTCACTATGATTTTTTCAACCGCCTCCTCTCCCAAACGATCAACAACTACCCCCCAGAAAACTACCTCTACGATAGCCAAAACGAACTTGGCAATTACCCTCAAGAGCTTCGCATCCTAGGGCAAGGTAAAGGCGCCGAAATCGGAGCCACCCTTGCCATCGAAACTCAAAACAAACTCTACATCCCTCTTCATGATCTCTTCGGCAACATCATCACCCTCATCGATCCCCATACTAACCAAACCATCGAATCTTACCGCTACAGCGCCTTCGGTGAAGAAAAACTCTTCAATTCCTACAACCGTCCCATCACCACAGCTCTTATCCCTTGGCGTTTTCAATCCAAACGCAAAATCGACACCCTCATCTTCTATGGCCGCCGCTTTTACAACCCCGAATACGGCCGCTGGCTTTCTCCCGACCCCAAAGGGTTCGATGAAGGACCCAACCTCTACCAATTTAACCGCAATAACCCCTTCGTCTACCTCGACCTATACGGTAAAGAAATCGCCGAGTTCTGGCGCCATTTGGCCGGTCCCGATCATTTCACCCTCGAACCTTTGGAACGCATCGAACAACAAAAGCTACAATGGACTGCTGGTCTAACAGCTTTTGGTACATATGTCGGAGACTTCCTCGATCAAGCTCGCTATGAAATGTATAGCTTTGGGAGCCCAACTCTTACTAACCTCCCAGAACAAACTCTTATCTCCACTTTTCTAGAAAACAAAGTCCATGAGGTCTTTCCATGGGACAGAAACGATCCTGTCTATCAAATGGCTGTGACAACAGCTCGCCTCGGCCTTGATATAAACACTCTATTCTTTGGAGGAATCATAGCAGAGTCTTTTGCATCAAAACGAGCCATGGACACGCGCGAGCTCTGTTTGCAAACCATTGACTTCCTTGAACGCCCTGTTTATCGTAGTGGAATAACTTTTTCTGAGAAATCCCTTTCCAATCTCAAAGAAAAACATATAGCTGAGATTATCGAAAGGATTGAAAAGTTTTTAGGAAAAGGATCGAAGGGTTTTCTCAATGAAGCTGGAGATGTTATTATTGAATCGAAAGACGGATTAAAGCAATTTAGGATAGATTTGTTACATACCCATCCACACCAAAACCCTCACAGTCATATCATTGAATATGAGAAAATTAAGAACAAAAAATATAAATCCTTTGACCACCGCATCTATCCGTCAGATGTAAAGCCAGGTTAG
- a CDS encoding insulinase family protein: MKSKFFLFISLFASFSLLAEAPSYEEIIDRNSLEIRTPSLASRKTAKIRLYNGLEVLIISDPDASQSAAALAMEVGSWSDPDEYPGMAHFTEHLLFMASKTYPEENGYFKQVTNNGGMLNAFTTSDRTVYTFCVNHDAFPATLDYFSHMFIDPLFSQSGVGRELHAVDQEHDKNIENDGFREYMVLKTTGNPKHPNARFATGNAETLGGIPREAVIKWYKENYSSDKAHLVLYAALPLEELKELAAAHFSAMPLNSTPKATFSERLTTPSQRGSITYITPVKEVRELGIYWELPESFFANIEDKSDALLSYILSSRHPESLYSKLKQAELIDTLYAGCHPFSKESGFYAVDFVLTPKGVGQTDQILEALFQTVNTIKEHGIPPYIFDEAKNMAKLDYEYQGRNHPFAFVTDAAYRMAEEPLETFPQMSILPTEYHANDCAKLVRMLQPKTALYSLKAPPAETGVYGNQVEKWSGAKYTVQQLDEKMLASWEETATQISTVYPKQNPYIPSDLTLVTQKREKEETPIPSLLVDDEFGKVYFWEDGHYLVPEVSWIFSFKSPRIDRSAHQIALINLFEKCVSDHMIATSYYTSAASLSSHVGDNDYKFVLYINGFSEKAPVLLEQVIEGIKTCTWTKEEFELQRSLLVTEYENFRKASPLTQAVALLENVLFDIYPRKEKELEALRSLSYEDFLNFKAKFLQQAYAEVLLAGNMTQEDAYKTWNTVQNKLHYLPYPKNEHPERSFLVLPSHRGPYKLQEKADTLGHGAVLVLQEGPFSFDKNASSAILAKGISEDFFNTLRTKQQTAYIAQSTKMEEDGQLFQLFYVQSSTHQPDELIARFELFLEDYVKDFESKISEGQFDNIRTNIITLAKKPPDNLAGMAGRLYMLAFKYDGDFYHTDKKIDALAELDYETFKRDSISFISRSNSKRIAIMLEGNSPEGKGFRYQDITADELKTSGAYITWKACNE, encoded by the coding sequence ATGAAATCAAAATTCTTTCTCTTTATCAGTCTTTTTGCAAGCTTTTCACTTCTAGCAGAAGCGCCAAGCTATGAAGAGATTATCGATCGCAACTCACTCGAAATTCGCACTCCAAGCTTAGCTTCTCGTAAAACTGCAAAAATCCGTCTCTACAACGGTCTCGAAGTTTTAATCATTTCTGATCCAGATGCTTCCCAATCGGCTGCAGCCCTCGCTATGGAAGTCGGCTCGTGGTCGGACCCTGATGAATATCCTGGAATGGCTCACTTCACTGAGCACCTCCTCTTTATGGCAAGTAAAACCTACCCAGAAGAAAATGGCTACTTTAAGCAAGTGACTAACAATGGTGGAATGCTCAACGCATTTACAACTTCTGACCGAACTGTGTATACATTCTGTGTAAATCATGACGCATTTCCTGCGACTCTCGACTATTTCTCTCATATGTTTATCGACCCTCTCTTTAGTCAATCTGGAGTAGGACGTGAGCTTCACGCTGTCGATCAAGAACACGATAAAAACATCGAAAATGATGGATTCCGTGAGTACATGGTCCTCAAGACAACCGGAAACCCCAAACATCCTAATGCTCGTTTTGCAACAGGAAATGCCGAAACACTTGGTGGAATTCCCCGTGAAGCTGTGATCAAGTGGTATAAAGAAAACTACAGCTCAGATAAGGCGCACCTCGTCCTCTACGCAGCCCTCCCTCTTGAAGAACTCAAAGAGCTTGCTGCAGCTCACTTTTCAGCAATGCCTCTGAACTCAACTCCCAAAGCGACTTTCTCAGAAAGACTGACAACACCCTCGCAACGAGGATCTATCACTTATATCACTCCCGTGAAAGAAGTACGTGAATTGGGGATTTACTGGGAACTTCCCGAAAGCTTTTTTGCAAACATTGAAGATAAATCTGACGCTCTTCTCTCGTATATTCTCAGCAGCCGTCACCCGGAAAGCCTCTATAGCAAACTCAAACAAGCCGAACTGATCGATACCCTTTATGCTGGATGCCATCCCTTTTCAAAAGAAAGTGGGTTTTATGCAGTAGACTTCGTCTTAACACCTAAGGGCGTAGGTCAAACAGACCAAATTTTAGAAGCACTGTTCCAAACAGTGAATACCATCAAAGAACATGGAATTCCCCCCTATATTTTTGATGAAGCAAAAAACATGGCAAAACTTGACTACGAGTACCAGGGACGCAACCACCCTTTTGCTTTTGTCACGGATGCTGCCTATCGTATGGCAGAAGAGCCCCTCGAAACTTTTCCACAAATGTCGATTCTTCCAACTGAGTATCATGCAAACGACTGCGCTAAACTCGTACGAATGCTCCAGCCAAAAACTGCTCTTTACAGCCTAAAAGCTCCTCCAGCAGAAACAGGAGTTTATGGAAATCAAGTCGAGAAGTGGTCAGGAGCAAAATATACTGTCCAACAATTAGATGAAAAAATGCTTGCATCATGGGAAGAAACTGCAACTCAAATAAGCACTGTTTATCCCAAGCAAAATCCTTATATTCCCTCCGACCTTACGCTCGTCACTCAAAAAAGAGAAAAAGAAGAAACTCCTATTCCTTCGCTTCTTGTCGATGATGAATTTGGAAAGGTGTACTTCTGGGAAGATGGCCATTACCTCGTCCCAGAAGTGTCGTGGATCTTTAGCTTTAAATCGCCTCGGATCGACCGGAGTGCGCATCAAATCGCCCTTATTAATTTGTTTGAAAAGTGTGTCAGTGATCACATGATTGCAACAAGCTACTATACGAGTGCAGCAAGCCTTTCTTCACATGTGGGAGATAATGACTATAAATTTGTGCTCTATATCAATGGATTTAGTGAGAAAGCTCCTGTTTTACTCGAGCAAGTCATCGAAGGGATCAAAACTTGCACCTGGACAAAAGAAGAGTTTGAACTCCAACGCTCTCTTCTCGTCACTGAGTATGAAAATTTTCGCAAAGCTTCTCCGCTCACCCAAGCTGTTGCACTTCTCGAAAACGTTCTTTTCGATATTTACCCTCGAAAAGAAAAAGAACTGGAGGCTCTCCGCTCACTTTCCTATGAAGACTTCTTAAATTTTAAGGCAAAGTTTTTGCAACAAGCCTACGCTGAAGTTCTCCTTGCAGGAAACATGACCCAAGAAGATGCTTACAAAACCTGGAATACCGTCCAAAACAAACTTCACTATCTCCCCTATCCCAAAAATGAACATCCCGAAAGAAGTTTTCTCGTGTTGCCCTCGCACCGCGGTCCTTATAAGCTTCAAGAAAAGGCAGATACTCTTGGACATGGAGCTGTTCTCGTCCTTCAAGAAGGCCCTTTTTCATTCGATAAGAACGCATCATCAGCGATCTTAGCCAAAGGGATTTCAGAAGACTTTTTCAACACCTTGCGCACCAAGCAACAGACAGCTTACATTGCGCAATCGACCAAGATGGAAGAAGATGGACAACTGTTCCAACTCTTCTACGTGCAATCTAGCACTCACCAGCCTGATGAACTCATCGCCCGCTTTGAACTCTTCCTCGAAGATTACGTCAAAGATTTTGAAAGTAAAATTTCTGAGGGACAATTCGACAATATTCGCACCAATATCATCACCCTTGCTAAAAAGCCACCAGACAACCTTGCAGGAATGGCAGGCCGTCTCTACATGCTTGCCTTCAAATATGACGGAGACTTCTATCACACCGACAAAAAAATCGATGCTTTGGCCGAGCTTGACTACGAAACGTTTAAACGAGATAGCATCTCATTCATATCACGCTCGAACTCCAAACGGATCGCGATCATGCTTGAAGGAAACTCTCCTGAAGGCAAAGGCTTCCGTTATCAAGACATCACTGCCGATGAACTCAAAACAAGTGGCGCTTACATCACATGGAAGGCTTGCAATGAGTAA
- a CDS encoding 1-acyl-sn-glycerol-3-phosphate acyltransferase, translating into MEQNSNSNFTLQSLREKIKTLISSGHVPEKYEKILRGFLESYQSVIASHKKNLSDCLPSFELFLTLIEKQFQKPYLFEPYHKCIRTPIDYYQFGLDFLRPLVDLSHSTVRGLDNLKKIVAQLEKKENVILFANHQIEADPQAISVLLENHEPKFAENLIFVAGTRVTTDPLAIPFSMGCNLLCIHSKKYIDSPPEQKHEKQLHNKRTMELMSELLSEGGHAIYVAPSGGRDRANAKGEIEIAPFDPQSIEMFYLMTKRAKQKTHFYTLALSTYHLLPPPETTATEIGETRITHGGAIHLAFSPEVHMESILDSTEETDKHEKRKIRAEFLWRQVKEDYDKFP; encoded by the coding sequence ATGGAACAAAACTCGAACTCTAATTTCACGCTTCAATCTCTACGGGAAAAAATCAAGACACTCATTTCAAGTGGACATGTTCCTGAAAAGTATGAGAAGATTCTTAGGGGTTTTTTAGAGAGCTACCAATCTGTGATTGCTTCTCATAAAAAAAATCTGTCAGACTGCCTTCCCTCTTTTGAGCTTTTTCTCACTCTCATTGAAAAGCAGTTTCAAAAGCCTTATCTCTTTGAGCCTTATCACAAGTGCATTCGAACGCCTATTGACTACTACCAATTTGGACTCGACTTCCTCCGCCCTCTTGTTGATCTTTCCCATTCGACAGTCAGGGGACTCGATAACTTAAAAAAAATCGTGGCTCAGCTCGAGAAAAAAGAAAACGTGATCCTCTTTGCAAACCATCAAATTGAAGCCGATCCTCAAGCTATTAGTGTCCTTTTAGAAAACCATGAACCCAAGTTTGCTGAAAACTTGATCTTTGTGGCGGGAACACGTGTGACAACTGATCCCCTAGCGATTCCATTTAGCATGGGATGCAACCTCCTTTGCATTCACTCGAAAAAATACATCGATAGCCCACCTGAACAAAAACATGAAAAACAACTGCACAATAAACGGACTATGGAATTGATGTCGGAGCTACTGAGTGAAGGAGGACATGCCATTTATGTCGCACCAAGTGGTGGAAGAGACCGAGCGAATGCAAAAGGGGAAATCGAAATCGCCCCCTTTGATCCGCAAAGCATCGAAATGTTTTACCTCATGACCAAGCGAGCTAAACAAAAAACCCACTTTTACACACTAGCGCTTTCAACATACCATCTCCTCCCTCCCCCAGAAACAACTGCGACTGAAATTGGAGAAACCCGTATCACACATGGTGGAGCCATCCACTTAGCTTTTAGTCCTGAAGTTCATATGGAAAGCATTCTTGATTCTACAGAAGAAACAGATAAACACGAAAAACGGAAAATTCGTGCTGAATTTCTCTGGAGACAAGTAAAAGAGGATTATGATAAATTTCCGTGA